Proteins co-encoded in one Brassica rapa cultivar Chiifu-401-42 chromosome A02, CAAS_Brap_v3.01, whole genome shotgun sequence genomic window:
- the LOC103868162 gene encoding autophagy-related protein 8a → MAKNSFKLSNPLEVRMAESTRIREKYQDRVPVIVEKAGQSDVPDIDKKKYLVPADLTVGQFVYVVRKRIKLGAEKAIFVFVKNTLPPTAALMSAIYEEHKDEDGFLYMTYSGENTFGSASANIALP, encoded by the exons ATGGCAAAAAACTCCTTCAAGCTTTCTAACCCTCTGG AGGTGAGAATGGCTGAATCTACTCGTATCAGAGAGAAGTACCAAGACAGAGTTCCT GTGATTGTGGAGAAAGCTGGACAGAGTGATGTTCCTGACATTGACAAGAAGAA GTATCTTGTGCCAGCTGATCTAACCGTTGGACAATTTGTGTACGTTGTGCGCAAAAGAATCAAGCTTGGAGCCGAGAAAGcgatctttgtctttgtcaagaaCACGTTACCTCCAACTG CTGCATTGATGTCTGCAATCTATGAAGAACACAAAGACGAAGATGGGTTTCTCTACATGACATACAGTGGAGAGAACACGTTTGGATCTGCCTCTGCTAATATTGCTCTGCCATGA
- the LOC103868164 gene encoding ATP synthase gamma chain 1, chloroplastic yields MACTNLTTMWVSSKLSVSDSSSLSFRSILNPLPLPNHNSSPSRSSSVSPIQSSLRELRDRIDSVKNTQKITEAMKLVAAAKVRRAQEAVVNGRPFSETLVEVLYNINEQLQTDDIDVPLTKIRPVKKVALVVVTGDRGLCGGFNNFIIKKAEARIKELQGLGLDYTVISVGKKGNSYFLRRPYIPVDKYLEAGTLPTAKEAQAVADDVFSLFISEEVDKVELLYTKFVSLVKSEPVIHTLLPLSPKGEICDINGNCVDAAEDELFRLTTKEGKLTVERETFRTPTADFSPILQFEQDPVQILDALLPLYLNSQILRALQESLASELAARMSAMSSASDNASDLKKSLSMVYNRKRQAKITGEILEIVAGANAQA; encoded by the coding sequence ATGGCTTGTACTAATCTAACAACAATGTGGGTTTCATCAAAACTATCTGTTTCTGATTCCTCTTCCTTGTCCTTCCGTTCTATTCTCAACCCACTTCCTCTCCCAAACCACAACTCATCTCCTTCAAGATCTTCCTCTGTCTCTCCAATCCAGTCCTCTCTTCGTGAGCTCCGAGACCGTATCGACTCAGTCAAAAACACTCAGAAGATCACTGAAGCCATGAAGCTTGTCGCTGCAGCAAAAGTCAGGAGAGCTCAGGAAGCTGTGGTCAACGGCCGACCATTCTCAGAAACCCTAGTTGAAGTTCTTTACAACATCAACGaacagcttcaaaccgatgatatAGATGTGCCCTTAACCAAAATCAGACCGGTTAAGAAAGTTGCACTCGTTGTTGTAACAGGAGACCGAGGATTATGCGGTGGATTCAACAACTTCATCATCAAGAAAGCAGAGGCAAGGATCAAAGAGCTTCAAGGCCTAGGTCTTGACTACACAGTCATTAGCGTGGGGAAAAAGGGAAACTCTTATTTCCTCCGTCGTCCTTACATCCCCGTCGACAAGTACCTCGAAGCCGGAACCTTACCGACCGCGAAAGAAGCTCAAGCTGTAGCTGATGATGTCTTCTCTCTGTTTATAAGCGAAGAGGTCGACAAAGTCGAGCTCTTGTACACAAAGTTTGTCTCTTTGGTCAAATCAGAACCCGTGATACACACGCTACTGCCTCTATCTCCCAAAGGAGAGATCTGTGACATTAATGGGAACTGTGTGGACGCTGCTGAAGACGAGCTCTTCAGGTTAACGACCAAAGAAGGGAAACTTACGGTTGAAAGAGAGACTTTTCGGACACCAACTGCTGATTTCTCACCCATCTTGCAGTTCGAGCAAGACCCTGTTCAGATTCTTGATGCTTTGTTGCCTCTGTATCTTAACAGTCAGATTCTAAGGGCTTTACAGGAGTCATTGGCGAGTGAGCTTGCAGCTAGAATGAGTGCAATGAGTAGTGCTTCAGATAATGCTTCTGATCTTAAGAAGTCGCTTTCTATGGTGTATAATAGAAAGCGTCAAGCTAAGATCACTGGTGAGATCCTTGAGATTGTTGCTGGAGCTAATGCACAGGCTTGA